From one Chanodichthys erythropterus isolate Z2021 chromosome 3, ASM2448905v1, whole genome shotgun sequence genomic stretch:
- the LOC137007358 gene encoding gastrula zinc finger protein XlCGF7.1-like, which yields MVFIKEETEDIKIEFIKEEFEEIKIEETFRVKHEDTDEQTDLMTLKEASNELNEREEEKKHYDKHNNVMTGERETQAKKSSSGKTGTKRYFTCQQCGKSFTREDYLTVHMRIHTGEKPYNCKQCGQSFSQKGNLTDHMRIHTGEKPFTCQQCGKSFSHKGSLKVHMRVHTGEKPYTCQQCGKSFSQKGSLKVHMNIHTGEKPYTCGQCGKSFTHRFTLYNHMNIHTEEKPFICDKCGKSFRLKGNFKAHLRIHLK from the exons AtggtgtttattaaagaggaaacTGAAGACATAAAgattgagtttattaaagaggagtttgaagaaataaagattgaagaaacattcagagtgaaacatgaagatactgatgaacaaacag ACCTGATGACACTGAAAGAGGCGAGTAATGAACTTAATGAAAGGGAAGAAGAGAAAAAACATTATGATAAACATAATAATGTCATGACTGGGGAAAGAGAAACACAGGCTAAAAAGTCTTCCTCAGgaaagacaggaactaaacgttatttcacctgccaacagtgcggaaagagtttcacacgtGAAGACTACCTTACAGTCCACATGAggattcatactggagaaaagccttacaacTGTAAAcaatgtggacagagtttcagtcaaaaaggaaaccttacagaccacatgagaattcacactggagaaaagcctttcacctgccaacagtgtggaaagagtttcagtcataaAGGAAgtcttaaagtccacatgagagttcacactggagagaagccttacacctgccaacaatgtggaaagagtttcagtcaaaaaggaagtcttaaagtccacatgaatattcacactggagagaagccctaCACATGtggtcagtgtggaaagagtttcacacataGATTTACCCTTTATAACCACATGAATATTCATACCGAAGAGAAGCCATTCATTTGTGATAAGTGTGGTAAGAGTTTCAGATTAAAAGGTAACTTTAAGGCCCACTTGAGAATCCACTTGAAATAA